The following nucleotide sequence is from Flavobacterium sp. N1736.
CGGCAACACGCTCCGGACTTCCCACAACTAAAACGCCTTTATCATCGATAAGTCCGTCGAATTTGTCTTTTGTTACCGGCGGCCAGCCGCGTTCTCTGCCTAATTTTGTCCAAAGCTCCGCATAACCCGGATAATATTCTTCGATAGCTTTTTCAGTTGTTCCTGAAACATAACCAGGAGAATGCAAACCAACTTTTAATTCTTCGGGTTTAAAACCTGCAGCTTTTCCGGCTTCACGATATAAATCAATTAACGGACGAAAACGGTAAGTTTGTCCGCCAATTACGGCAACCATTAAAGGCAAACCAAGCGATCCCGCACGAATAAAAGATTCCGGAGTTCCGCCAACGCCCAGCCAAACAGGTAATTTTTCCTGTATTGCTCTCGGGTAAACGGGCAGATTATTGATTGCCGGACGAAATTTTCCTGACCATGTTACAAATTCATTATCTCGAATTTGCAATAACAGCTCTAATTTTTCCTTAAAAAGTTCGTCATAATCATTCAGGTTAAATCCGAAAAGGGGATAAGCTTCAATCGAAGAACCACGTCCAACAACAATCTCGGCTCTTCCTTTTGAAACTAAATCTAAAGTGGCAAAACTCTGATAAACCCTAACCGGATCTGCAGCGCTTAAAACACTTACCGCGCTCACTAATCGTATATTTTTTGTTCGTGAAGCAGCCGCACTCAATATTACCGCTGTAGCCGAATCTAAAAATTCTTTTTTATGATGTTCTCCAATTCCAAAAACATCAAGGCCAACCTGATCGGCAAGCTCAATTCTTTGAAGCAATTGCTCCATAGCGTCAACACTACTTAGCGCATTATTGTCGCCATACATTGCCGAGGCAAAACTGTCTATTCCTATTTCTATCATATAGTAAAGATATTAAATTCTCTTTTTTGTAGTTAAAAAAAACGGAGCAAAAAAGATATTTTCTTTGCTCCGTAATTGTTTTTTATTGAAAAATATTTACTGTTTTATAATTTGAATCGCTTTACTGTTCTCGTTATTTTTGATGAAATATATTCCCGAAGCATGTTCCGATATATTAATCAGATTTCCTGTTCCTTCTTTAATTTTAGTTCCTAAAGGAGAATAAATTTTCCAGTTCATTTCTTTTGAAAGATGATAAACTCCCGAAGATGGATTTGGATACACGATTACTTTGTTCGAATCCTGATTCGGAATTTCAACTCCAAGATTACAGTTATGAACCATATAAACAACTTCTTTTTTATTATTTCCAGCTGTATTGGTTACCGTTAGCGAAACTATTTTATCACCTTCAGTACCATAAAGTACAGAATGAGGTCCGACTCCTGTTGCAGTTGCAGGCGTTGCGCCATCGCCAAAATTCCAAACGTATGTATCGATTGTTCCTATAGAAACAGAGGTAAAAGTAACCGCAGCATTGATACAACCCATTTGTGGATTTACCTCAAAATCTGCAACCGGTGTTGTTGCATTTCCGGATAACGAAAACTCCAATTTATTGACGTTAACATCTGCTTCGTCAAACCAAAGTGTAATAACATGAACACCTTGCGTTAACGGAATATTTGGTATTGTAGCCGTTTGCCACGCCTGAAAACCGGTTGTATTCGGGATTGCAAATCTGCCAGAAACATTTACGCCGTCAACTTCAATATGTACGGCTTTATTATTATAAGGTGTTGCAACGCGCAGTTTAATATCATAATTGCCTGTTGTATTAACTTTTGCAGTGTATTTAAGCCATTCGTTTTTTGCAACGTACGAAATATTAAATCCGCCTTCGTTGCAGGCTTCAGTTCCTACGCCATCTCCGGCTCTGTAAGCAGTGTCTCCGCCGCCGTTTGAGTCAAGATAAGCACTTGGTCCAATATCATAGTTTTCGGCTTCAATAGTTCCGGGAATCTGGGCAATTAATCCCTGATAAGGCGCTGACGGAAGTGTAGTTGCCGTATAAAATGCCGTATAAGTTACAGTTCCCGTTACCGGCGCCTGAAAAGTCTGGTTTACAGTTCCGCCCTGACTCCAATGATCAAAATCATATCTAATGTTGCCGGCATATTGTGTTGTTGGCGCATTAAGCGTTTGCAGTTTTGCATTTGCCACAACTTGTTTGGTTGATGGCGCGACAACAGGTTTTTGATTGAATTCTAAATTAAGCAAAGCAGGTGAACTTGTAACAGTTACGTCTACTAAATTAGGTTTTATATCAACAAATTTTGTAGCCGTTAAGCCATTGCTGTCCGTTACTTTTACAGTAAATCGGTACCATACATTTGGTGTTTTTTCACCTTGATTTGATGCTACAAAAGTACCTGATTTTACGCCTTGCGGACTTGCACCGGGATGCGAATGTCCGGCTCCGGGAATATCTTCATGAAAAAGATCCATACTCCATGAAAATGCACTTGCAGGCAAAACACCATCTTCAATATCTGTTGCCGTTGCTTCAAAATTTACAACATCATCAGCATTCCATTTTAAGGTTGCCAGCGGAAATTTAAGATCAACCGTTGGCGCATTACTAAACGGAGTTACGGTAAGTGTTGCAGGATTACTGGTTACATTTCCTGCCGTATTGGTTACAATTACTTTGTATTGTCCTGCATTTGCAGCTGTTACATTTGCAATCGTATAACTTGCTGCCGTTGCTCCGGCAATATTTACGTTATTAAATTGCCATTGATAGGTTTGTCCCACGCCGCTTGCCGTAACATTAAAAGTTACCGGATATGTTTCCATAATGGTTTGCGATTGCGGATGATTTACAATTGTTGGCGCAGCCGTTTCGATATAATCAAGTTTGATTAATGAACCGTTATTTCCGTAAGCACAATAATAAATATAACCGTCGTTTCCTAACATCATACCAAGTGCCTGCTGTTGTGGTGCTTCATAAAACTCAACAGAAACAGGATCAGCAACATTTGGATCGAAAGAGCGAATGGCATTTCGAACAAAATCTTTGATAATAAATTTTCCCAAAAGATTAGGATAACGCGGTGTTGCCGGATTATATAGTAAACCGTTTGTCAGCGCATTTCCGATACTTCCGGTAGCATACGTAAATATTGGATTGGTAAATAAATTGGTTTCGGTTTGTTTTCCGTCGCCGCCTTGAGGATGGCCCCAGGCATAATTGCGTATCGCAGGATTGCTGATTTCATTGATTTCTTCCCATGAAGTTCCAACATCCAAAACAAATAATTTATTGGCTACAGGATTTGCCACCAATCGCCACGGATTTCTAAAACCATAAACCCAGATGCTTTGTCTTTGTACAGAACCACTTCCGTAAAAAGGATTTCCGGGTGCGGGAAGTCCGTTTTCTGTTAAACGTAAAATCTTTCCTTTATAAGTATCTAAATCCTGCGAATTTGTGTTTTGCTGACTGTCTCCAACGGTTACATAAAGATATCCGTTAAAGAATTTTAAATCGCCGCCGTTGTGAAATCCTCCGCCAATAGGTTCAAGCAATAAAATTTCCTGTCTGCCAAGAACCTGATTAGCTGCATTAATTTGTATTCTCTCAATTCGGTGTCTGATTACAGCCCCGTCATTAATCGAATAAAAAACATAAACATACCCGTTTGTGGCAAAATCAGGATGCAGCGTAAGTCCAAGCAAGCCCTGTTCGTTGTCTGTAACTGTGGTAACCGTAAAAACGGTTGAAACTGTACCGTTTTGAAAAACCTTTACAATTCCGGCTCTTTCGGCAATAAAAATTCTACCGTCTGAAGATTGTTCTAAGGATAAACCTTCTTTAATAACCGCTGTAGGAGCGAGGTTTTGTGTAATGTACTGGCAATTGCCCTGCCATGAAATCAGTAAAAAGAAAGCATACAATAAAAGTGATTTGCACCTCATCTGATTTGATTTTAAAAGTGATCTTTTTCTCATAAGTATTTAGTAGATTGTGATTTGGGTAATCAAATTTAACATTTTTTTCCTACTAAACTTATTTTCTGTGTTATTAAATTTAACAATTTAAAAAGCCCTTTAAATATTAAGTTTCTATAATATTAAACCAATATTCTATAAATATTTCGGGACGTATTTTTCTAATTTTAAGTTCTTAACTTTAGAATATGGACAATTTTTTTCAAGACGTTTACAAGCATTTAGAAGGATATTATTATAGTATTGTTGATTTAACGCCAAAGTTTCTTCTGGCAGTTGCCGTGATTTTGGTTTCGTGGTTTATTGCCACAAGGGTTGGAATTCTGGCTGATAAAAAGCTAAAACTAAGAATGCACGATCATTTATTAGCCACGTTTATTGCCCGATTAATCAAGTCGGTTTTGATAATTATTGGCATATTAATTATGTTTAAAATCATTGGTTTAAACGGAATTGCACAAAGTATGCTGGCGGGAGCTGGAATTTCGGCTTTTGTAATTGGTTTTGCACTAAAAGATATTGGTGAAAATTTTCTGGCGGGAATTCTGCTGGCATTCAAAAGACCATTTTCTATTGGAGATATTATCGAAAGCAACGGCGTAAAAGGCGAGGTGCTGACTTTAAATCTTCGGGACACCGAAATTAAAAGTGACAGCAAAATTATTTATATCCCAAACGCTTTACTTATTAAAAACACCTTAATCAATTATAACAGCAGCGGCTTTTTACTGCAGACTTTTACGATTGGTCTTGAATATGGTTCTGATTTAAATCGTGCCATCGAATTGGTAAAACAAGTGCTTAAAAATCATGATGAAGTAAGTGATAAAGAACATAACGATTCGGCATTTATTGCAGATATTGCCGGAGGAATTGCACAATTAAATATCCGATATTGGGTTTCGTCAGAAAACAATTCCGATAGTGCAAAAAATCGTTCTGTAATCATTACCGAAGTTTTAAATGCCTTAAAAGAAAACGAATTTGTAGTAAAATAGAATTTGTAAAGCAAGTCTAAAAATCTAATATTTAGTGTTTTATAAATGATATTTAGCGTTAAAACTTACTGAATTTCGTATTTGGTTTTAAGATTTTTTTTTAAATTTGATGTCAGAATTTCTAGCCAAAACCATTATGGAAAAATTAAAACGCCCGGTTTATCTTAAACCCGGTACCGATGATTTTTTTAAAATGTTACAACGAGAAGTGAGAGAAACGGTTTTAAAAAATTCATCTTTGTACCAATTGA
It contains:
- a CDS encoding LLM class flavin-dependent oxidoreductase: MEIGIDSFASAMYGDNNALSSVDAMEQLLQRIELADQVGLDVFGIGEHHKKEFLDSATAVILSAAASRTKNIRLVSAVSVLSAADPVRVYQSFATLDLVSKGRAEIVVGRGSSIEAYPLFGFNLNDYDELFKEKLELLLQIRDNEFVTWSGKFRPAINNLPVYPRAIQEKLPVWLGVGGTPESFIRAGSLGLPLMVAVIGGQTYRFRPLIDLYREAGKAAGFKPEELKVGLHSPGYVSGTTEKAIEEYYPGYAELWTKLGRERGWPPVTKDKFDGLIDDKGVLVVGSPERVAEKILNHSESLGGISRFTFQMDNAGLTHKQLMSAIEFIGTKVIPLIRKG
- a CDS encoding PQQ-dependent sugar dehydrogenase; protein product: MRCKSLLLYAFFLLISWQGNCQYITQNLAPTAVIKEGLSLEQSSDGRIFIAERAGIVKVFQNGTVSTVFTVTTVTDNEQGLLGLTLHPDFATNGYVYVFYSINDGAVIRHRIERIQINAANQVLGRQEILLLEPIGGGFHNGGDLKFFNGYLYVTVGDSQQNTNSQDLDTYKGKILRLTENGLPAPGNPFYGSGSVQRQSIWVYGFRNPWRLVANPVANKLFVLDVGTSWEEINEISNPAIRNYAWGHPQGGDGKQTETNLFTNPIFTYATGSIGNALTNGLLYNPATPRYPNLLGKFIIKDFVRNAIRSFDPNVADPVSVEFYEAPQQQALGMMLGNDGYIYYCAYGNNGSLIKLDYIETAAPTIVNHPQSQTIMETYPVTFNVTASGVGQTYQWQFNNVNIAGATAASYTIANVTAANAGQYKVIVTNTAGNVTSNPATLTVTPFSNAPTVDLKFPLATLKWNADDVVNFEATATDIEDGVLPASAFSWSMDLFHEDIPGAGHSHPGASPQGVKSGTFVASNQGEKTPNVWYRFTVKVTDSNGLTATKFVDIKPNLVDVTVTSSPALLNLEFNQKPVVAPSTKQVVANAKLQTLNAPTTQYAGNIRYDFDHWSQGGTVNQTFQAPVTGTVTYTAFYTATTLPSAPYQGLIAQIPGTIEAENYDIGPSAYLDSNGGGDTAYRAGDGVGTEACNEGGFNISYVAKNEWLKYTAKVNTTGNYDIKLRVATPYNNKAVHIEVDGVNVSGRFAIPNTTGFQAWQTATIPNIPLTQGVHVITLWFDEADVNVNKLEFSLSGNATTPVADFEVNPQMGCINAAVTFTSVSIGTIDTYVWNFGDGATPATATGVGPHSVLYGTEGDKIVSLTVTNTAGNNKKEVVYMVHNCNLGVEIPNQDSNKVIVYPNPSSGVYHLSKEMNWKIYSPLGTKIKEGTGNLINISEHASGIYFIKNNENSKAIQIIKQ
- a CDS encoding mechanosensitive ion channel family protein translates to MDNFFQDVYKHLEGYYYSIVDLTPKFLLAVAVILVSWFIATRVGILADKKLKLRMHDHLLATFIARLIKSVLIIIGILIMFKIIGLNGIAQSMLAGAGISAFVIGFALKDIGENFLAGILLAFKRPFSIGDIIESNGVKGEVLTLNLRDTEIKSDSKIIYIPNALLIKNTLINYNSSGFLLQTFTIGLEYGSDLNRAIELVKQVLKNHDEVSDKEHNDSAFIADIAGGIAQLNIRYWVSSENNSDSAKNRSVIITEVLNALKENEFVVK